Part of the Cydia pomonella isolate Wapato2018A chromosome 5, ilCydPomo1, whole genome shotgun sequence genome is shown below.
AACCTGCCATTATTTTCTATTCTTGTACCTACGTCTTTTAGAGAAACGTATAAAGATGCATACACAAATTTTCAAGTTAACAGTAACCGGCTGACGACGCCTTATGACGCTTATCGTACTATAGTGGATCTTGTAAACCCAAAACTATTGAAAAATcaccatttaaaaataagtttgaaaGAAAACAAATCTAATGGTATTTATCACAGTTTGTTTCTACCAGTATCCGCTAATCGGTCATGCATGTCAATCGGCATTGATAAAGCTTGGTGCGCCTGCGACTTAAGCACTGCAGAGCCCATACAGAAACGGGAAATCGTAATAGCTGCCACCGTTATTTTGAAtagaattaataaaatgttaGCCGACTTTCCTAAATGCCAAACGCTAACATTAAGGAACATAGTTGGTAATGCTAACATGAAAGCGGTTTCGATCAGAGAGCGGACTTACAAAGTAATTTTGGAGGCAACACCCGGCGGTGGAATATTTCAAGGGATGGCGGGGCGCCAGCGAAGCCAATGGGTCGCCTTTGGTCCCATCATGCGACTCAACAAATATGCTAAAGAAACCAGCTGCATGGAAAGTGGTCTTATTAAGTTGTATTGTGTTTGTAATTGACTTTTATATTTAAGGTACATGAAATTGATTGGCAAATGACAATATATCAGAAATCGCATGCCAAATCGGTGAGGTCTTGTATCATGTTCGTCGACGGGTAGGAGCTGAAGGGGGCAGGTGCCCAGGGAACTCTAAtttttattgattccccatacaaacttccttaTTTGAGAGACgactattgggaccgtgcgaagtgcgtggtgggggtaagtaaagcgatcccagcgcataaggtggtaaaaatttgaactaactgcggatagcgtctttaacttTTCGTAcgattatatggctcgaaatgaaactttgatttacgattactcctgaaatattcatttaaattgtatggtgtaatgaacaattgtaatctgtatgaaatgcttaatataactaacgtatttattttgataattgttaataatgtatccatgtgaatagctttgcaaatgccacattacgtgatctttttctagaagttaagaatggatatagtaagttatccttaaaagatagacatttcacatcgtggacttttttgtagacctatgaatgagaaacaaccccaccatacattgtgttgttatagctcaaacggattaggcagcgtttttgATTAAAGCTcttagccagcgtgattttttccgataacattgttatatttcaaacaatttacacaaaaccttaacaagttatatacttaagccttcctcaagaatcactctattgatagatgaaagtcgtatgaaaatccgttcagtagtttttagttttggagtagttttataagatgtagtgaattgacgttttcccctagacttgcggacactaggttgcgtgacagtcatgcacgctcccaataacGCCTGGGTAAAGTGTAACGGCAATCTGCTGCTTACTAATgcttacattaattatttatttatttaatctttattgcacaaaaaaaatacaacgtaCAAAAGGTGAAATTAATGCCATAATGtgttctctaccagtcaacctttgggcaaagcagataagttgtaggcagTGCAAAATCAAGATGTATAAAAATACGATAAGGTATTTTTTAGGTCACGATACAAACAAACCATAAATAATACGCGGgcataaacatacacatatacccacagaatattacattatacatatacataataattgTGTCCACGACTGGCAAATCATCCCAATTTGTCGATATGGAGTTATTAGTAGCTCCTAAGACTACATAACATAAGCTATCTATTAATTAAAGAATGGAGGACCCGTTGCTCCCATTCCGCGACCGTATGgatatagtatagtatagtaagTATGGTAGAAAAAGGACGACAATCTTTTATAGCAGAACTGTTGGAAAATGTGAGCAGGTAtttcagctttaaataatagttcctaatctctccggtggcgctaggaaGGCTCATTGGGTATTACAAgaaccatagaggtataataatatagagatgaaatttGGAGAGGGGAGGAGGGGCAAAAAATATGTTCTCAGGAATGTCAAAAAgtgttcttaatttttttgcatTGGATATGTTCTATCCcacacgggcgcacgcgtatagcacatctatataaaatactaggcttatgacatttcattttggtgtattgtggcgccacctatttaatgttttttgatggacacttttcatacatacaGATTTTGCTCCTTTTTCTACACTCCATACCCCCGTGATCCATAGTATGGATCACAGGATGAAGGCTACATCCatacagtgttggccgaaacgttaatgaaATGAACCGAAAACTGTagccgtccgttacggtttacggttcaatttattaTGGTTAAGGGTCAATCGGCCATCACTAGATGTGGCCCTTTAAAGCTATAACAGacgggcgtaccggaccgcgacAAAGGCTTTCAAATCATCGACAGCCAACAGAATGAAAATATAAGGAAATATTTAAACAGACGCGTCTTttgaaaaaagtttaaaaacatGTCTGGAACGCTATTTACCAGCTACGCAAAAAACAAACTTCACATGGCATGATACGTCAAAATGACAAAGTTGACAGAGGCAAAAGTACAGTTTTCAAtttttcatgcagttttcaacaagtttcataaattcgtaaaacatttgttttaattgattgactATTATAATGAGCCTATGAGATTTTCACTCTGAAAGTATGTCTCATtctcttaaattattttatagacAAACACATTGCTTCCTAAATATAACCACGCCGGTGAGATGTAGTGCAAACCAATATCCAATCCGGATTTTAGCTAGTGGTATCAGCTATCAAAATAACCCAGCCTGGAATACATTGAACAGCGTGAAGCGTAATAGTATATCATCATGTCAAATACGAAATTACGTTAAACCTGAAGGGAGCAATGCCTGTGACACACCCGAGAAACCCACACCTCCAGAAAAACAAGGGCTTTTCCAAAAGTTTAAGGATATGTACAAAAACTACTGGTATGTCTTAGTACCAGTGCACATGGCTACTTCTGCGGTTTGGTTGGGTTCTTTCTATTATACTGTGAGAAGGTAACAAATCaatgaaatgtaatttttttcaaatttgatgatatatttttcagtcttttaattataactattatatttCAGTGGTGTAGATATAATACCTATGCTAGAGGCAATGGGGATCAGTGAAAAACTGTTAGAGCCATTGAAAAACTCGTCTGCGGGCTATTATGCACTTACTTTTGCTCTGTATAAAATAGCCACACCCCTTCGATATGCAGTCACTGttggtaaatattatataagatttttttacttaCCATTAAGATTATAAAATTAACCTCTCATGTGCTGGAATTTGGATCCATACAGTTAGTATTGAattctaattaattaataatttgagCTCTATACCTACTAATGCAGATCAGCATTCTGGAAAATGGATGGTCAAATGAAACTGATCATGATCATTTTAAATTATAGCTGTtctttgtaaaacaaatgcTTAAAACCAGAAATTTATTAACTTTAACCAATAAAGTTGGTTTCATTATCACATATTTCCCTTTTGTAGCCTTCATTTGTTCAATTGTAGGTAACTTATGCATGTAAATGATCCATATCATCATTAATACtgttatttattcaaatattatcAACCCTTAAACTCTAATATTGTAAAAGCAtgtaaataaacttaataattaatatttaaacacctaaaaattaagaaaaatgaaaTCAGTATAATATTGGATGGGAGGAGTCAAACAGTTAACATCAATAAtcttaacaaataataataataatagtgctttatttacaaacaaaaaagaattataaactgaaatagatgtaatatatttaaaagtggCAAAAGCTGGATCCAGTGGCCACTAGAGGCCTTATCAATAATTTGTAACCAAATTTATTATCTTGAAATTGTAAATTACAGTCCAAATTGTTTGGGACATATATAGGACAAGGTATGCATTGGAAAGGTAAAGGGAAAGGTTAATATATTACATcgatttcagtttataatttatatatagtagtgtgacaacttaaaaaaacataaataaaaatatttgataaaaataatttgatttcttTCCAAAAGTTGTGTAAATGAAAACCAACCTCATTGTCATAGATGCTTTCCAAGAGTAAATACCCACATCCTTGTAGGGAGATAGTTATAGGTATGCCtgtaacatttgaagagttcctttGATTTCACCAGAATCTAAAAATACCCTTTAAAAGAAAAGTGTTTTTCCAAATTGGCGACCTGTCTTTAAGATCCCAGGAAAATCCCCTCCTCTCACTGACTGACTGAACTGATAATCTTAAATGATAATGGTTTCAATATTCAAGGTGGCACAACCCTTGCTATTAGAAAGTTAACAGCACTGGGCTTGATCAAACCGGTGCCATCAAGACAGCAATTCAAGGTAATGCTACAAGAAAGAAAAGAAGACTTTCAAGACCGATTCAATGAGAGTAAGGCCCACTACCGAACACAGATGCGGCAGCAGGGAACAAAGGTTATGGACGAAATGAGACGATATAAAACCGAAATACGAAACATGAAGAATAAAGTCAAGAAAATGTGAGACTCACTAAATATACTATTTGTGTTGTGAGTTAGGACTTGGCCCAAGCGGTTACATTTAAAACTTCTACATATCGTCAGGTCACAACCAACCTCACTAATTACTATGACAAGATCAGAGCCATAGTGAACCAAAGTAGTGTCAAAACAAGGTTCatttttgttcatttttttGTAGTTACATGGTTATGGATGTCATCTGACAATATAGTAAATTTTGAACATTTAAGACTCGGCTGAGACCTAACTCACTTTGCTAGGCAATGACTAAATCAACATAAGCTAGTAGTTGTTGTATGAGAAAGTGTTTACACTTCTGTGATGCACaatgtaaattataagtattgttCTTGAATTtccattttacaaaatattatgttttaattaagtatctaCTCTGAAGACCTAGTTTTGCAGTAGTTGATAGTAAAAATTCATGATATTATTTGTAAAGTGTGGGTTATGTGACTGTCCTTTTAAGGCAATAAGGATTTCATAGAAACGAATATATTTGAATGAATTTCACTGTTactatataaatttatatatggGCCAAAGGAGAGTAGTGAGTGTGAAAGGTTACTTATAAAATAGGAtccatttaaattattaaacaatttattaaattttgaaatatttattgtttaaatattattatttaaatattaaaaagttatgcCTTAACaaaccatttttattttgtataaaagggctaaataatcacatttttccTCAGCAATATGTACAGATTATAAAACAACCTAAAATTAAGTACACAACAAGACAGCACGGAACTGGAATGTATAGGAGCGCCATCATAAATGTATGGAGATGACATTGAATTtaccattttcatttcattgccACAGACCCGAGTTCATCACCAGATGTGCTGTCATATGGcgttttatttaaaacgtaataaatgCATAGCAACACTGACGCTTCTAGTGGCACAAAATGTTCCATTAAATGCCATCGATAACCATTAGTAATCTGTGTCATCAGTAattagatcgtgtcattcacgaagacgcgtgccttgactcgtaatgtcatgttattaaaggttagatttgacaaatctgcgtgtcatcgtggatgacacgaactatattgcAGATCATTTTGTggaaaaaaatgcataaaactgttttcaagtcaaaatattaatattaatggcATAATAGTCGATTATTAAAGTGTACAACAGCAATTCACTCATCGTTTGCAGTGTAGTAGACACACTTACGCCAAAGGATTAGAGCAGTAAATCTATCGATATCACATATATAATAGGCTTGTGCCACTGTTGGCTCCAACTAAtcacattatacatatacatgtaATTTGCTAcatataagaaatattaaacAGATTAGCCTATTTGCTGacttaaaattataactaaatacATTACATTTCCGTAATGTTTATCGACTTAAATCGCGTTGTGTATATATGAACATCTAATACTTAGTTTTTGTCAACATTTTTATCACCATTAACTTAAGCCTATGTACTAATATAAATCAATTCATTGTCAAATGGAACATATGCCGTAATTATTATTTGAGCCttttaataggtatataatatacatagtcTTTCGTCACTTcaaggttttatttaaaacagcaaaGAGAGCACATAataaacaggccaattcgaacgtgcactgacatcaaacgatattagaatgatattggaatcatatcagttatcTGTCACCcgcgcgggcgtctcgctcgcactaacaCTTGTGCGAACAAGTTTGAGTGAAATGAACGCGcgtgacagctaactgatatgattctaatatcggtttgatgtcagtgcacaTTCGAATTGACCTGAAAgtgtattttaaatatgtagtaAAAATATTCTTCATGGCCAACTGCCAGGTTAAAAACAAATGCATACAAATAGTACCAAGCTGCACATATTAGTCTTAAATTAGCATCAAACATTATTTTGATCGTTTACGGCTCAGAActggatattgatatattttcttTACATAAAGTAAACTCTAAAATTTCATATGATCATAGAGCAATTAAGAACTAAAAACTTAACAAAGGACAACAAATTTTTAGCCATTATGCATTATAGTTAGTATCATCCAATCTTCTTTGCAGGAATCCCGATAtgattatatgtaggtataaggAATATTACGCGAACTCTGCGTAGATAACACTAGCACAAACTGTGACCATACTGCCTtaatgcatcaatgtcatatttattcctAAGACATAATctgttaaatttacaaaaatctgTTTAAGGcgtagtatataatatatatacactaccgtcaaaaagtttaagaccaaacacagaatatacaaataatcattttaatgatttatttacgaaaatactacTTTGCAGTAGATACCTACAATCCGAAAAATAAAgcgttaaacaatttttttcaccgTTTCTCATCGAAAAATCCTTGACAATTTTTGACTACAGAGTAATCTTGACATTCTTTCTACAAGTTTGTGTAGTAGCGTTTCTTGGCTTATGGATTTCCACTGATATTGCAGTATCTTCTATAGTTTTTGCTGATGTCGGACATTGTTTTCGGACTCTATGGGCGAGTTCATCCCATGAAAGCTCGATCAGGTTAAGGTCTGGTGATTGCGGTGGCCATATTGTTTTTTAACACACCTTGCTGTTCTTTATTAGCTGTGTAGCCTCTACAGATCTTTGGTAAATGTTTGAGATCGTTGTCTACTTGCAAAACAAATGGGTTACCGATCTAACGTGTTCCTGAATATGAAACTAAAAATTGTGTTTggtcttaaactttttgacggTAGTGTACGTTACTCTAGTTTGTGCTAGTGCtgcctctggcggcagaacattgcagtgtTCAAGGACGTCGCCAGCTGATAGGCCGGGGGAGGGGGTTTAGTTCATATTGCCGATGGCCAAggggaggggcatacatttagttaaaaattttgttttctagaggAGGCAGTTGGGCAAACCCGCCTGGCTCCATTAGATATTTATGAGTTGACCGAAATTGAGCCCACAAGTTGAGGTTTGCAGTCGCGCAGTGCTCGAAAGTATTTCGCTTTTAGTGAAATTAGAGCCGGGATGAGTTAGTGAGTGGCGCGCTTATCCCATGTACTGGTAGGAGGCGGGCGacaggcgcggcgcgggcggctggccggggcccggcgccgcgccgatGGTGGCCAGGTGGCACGCGCGGCACATCAGCTTGCCTGCAACAACACACACTCAGACGTTTGCGAGTACAACAGCTGTGGgacttattaaattaaattatttattcacgacCAACTTGGATCATTTTGTGTTAGTgtcaatttttatcttaaaactaatgttagtatatacataagtatttaattaCATCTAACTATATACTACAAATCGTGCTTCTAATAAATAAGCAGATTTCCCCAAAAAAATCAGTTTCACGAAAATACGCTCCGCTTACGTACTCACTTATTCCTGCGCACATGAGTCATGCAGCAGTTGTTTAAATATATGCCATCAACCCTGTCCGCAACCACGGTCAGGATGCTGTTGGAGCTAGCCCGAACTCTGCGCACCAGAGATGTGGCGCGCTTGCGCATCGTGGTG
Proteins encoded:
- the LOC133517990 gene encoding uncharacterized protein C18orf19 homolog A; amino-acid sequence: MSHSLKLFYRQTHCFLNITTPVRCSANQYPIRILASGISYQNNPAWNTLNSVKRNSISSCQIRNYVKPEGSNACDTPEKPTPPEKQGLFQKFKDMYKNYWYVLVPVHMATSAVWLGSFYYTVRSGVDIIPMLEAMGISEKLLEPLKNSSAGYYALTFALYKIATPLRYAVTVGGTTLAIRKLTALGLIKPVPSRQQFKVMLQERKEDFQDRFNESKAHYRTQMRQQGTKVMDEMRRYKTEIRNMKNKVKKM